Genomic segment of Mercurialis annua linkage group LG6, ddMerAnnu1.2, whole genome shotgun sequence:
tttggaggatcctcctcgaggcttggcggatctttgctactcttttgttcaaggtatattaatttgcttaagttctttttaatgtttcttttgtaggatgtcttcttcttctgacgatttcctttccggatttcaagtagatttggacgttccgatgggtggtcctgacgttcctatcgccgacgttattcctggcgacattgTCGTGGATGGGGCTCCTGTTGATATCCCCCTAGCTCCCGCCGAGGTAGCGTTGCCTGAGGTTATTGTTataaatgatgatgatggtgatgactcGGCTGTTCCAGTCGGCGACGAGGTGATTCCGTCACTACTcccccctctagcatcatctatcgtttcggggggagttgggggtgtggcctcagaggggcctgttgttgctgattcggggGAGATTTCTTTaggtcgagacccggattctccgtctagaaaAAGACGTCGAGTTGTCGATGATTCTCCTAcgagggagagttttcctggaagctcttcttctgctccagacttggttcaatgggtcgaaggtcaggatcctgccagtttgctgaatccgagagtgctagcggaatatatccggactttggcgattcctgatgatgtcacgtggttctgtggtaggccgggtcaggagctttccgatctggcttgttttcatggtttctctgtaagtgctttctttcttgagtataatatgttttttgtattcagttgctttcttatttgtttatttctggtgtgtaggcccttcaatctgttctggtattgaacgaccgccgacagtgtgccgaggaggaggtcgagcgtctgtctgctcttttggcgacttccgagtctgaaagggcgaagttgaaggcctctttggaagagcatgattcccttctggcgcagctcaaggcgcaggatgcgattaatgatcgccaagtgaaagtaattgagaaaaagaccgatgacttgactcaagagatcgaggagctcattcggatcaattcccttgttggtggggagagggatagTCTTAGAAcggaggttgaaggtcttcacatccgtctgctagatacgaaggctttttactctgctctgataagcgagtatcgccttgcgattgggaagaagct
This window contains:
- the LOC126687912 gene encoding uncharacterized protein LOC126687912, with amino-acid sequence MFSFVVWMLIWLSSLYILHALYSGNFFCTCCSLMCSSTCSSIYFLFDPYFVFMFVIPCSRMPLSRVEDACAAMAFTRSKLRRDEVLDIYFKYSFPFDYRVILPGADMAASDSPGSSCRAVLFEEQFAAGLRFPLDPFLVEVCRDLKVALGQLYPGTIRVVLAFSEACRLRGCAPSLKVLYHFVDFRKCDGCFVFALGREGRSRIYLPCLTSRWRRRFFIVYHKFAFLHFSDGFSSHPVRSYSSPLSLSESKLAFDISSCSIVSRPLLDVLVNSHLRSRWFPLEDPPRGLADLCYSFVQDLDVPMGGPDVPIADVIPGDIVVDGAPVDIPLAPAEVALPEVIVINDDDGDDSAVPVGDEVIPSLLPPLASSIVSGGVGGVASEGPVVADSGEISLGRDPDSPSRKRRRVVDDSPTRESFPGSSSSAPDLVQWVEGQDPASLLNPRVLAEYIRTLAIPDDVTWFCGRPGQELSDLACFHGFSALQSVLVLNDRRQCAEEEVERLSALLATSESERAKLKASLEEHDSLLAQLKAQDAINDRQVKVIEKKTDDLTQEIEELIRINSLVGGERDSLRTEVEGLHIRLLDTKAFYSALISEYRLAIGKKLLEQNPNIDLSGVNGLDPQAIARDLLVKISKDRV